The window TATAGGGGATATTTTTAAAGTTCTGCCTGAAATCTACAGCACAGAATACCTCGTCCAGAAGGTATATTCCCCTGAAAGGGTGGGAGAAAAAACAAACAGATTTGTCCAAAGATATGTGAAAAGTCTGGGAATAAAGCAAAAACCGATAGTCCTTGATCTTGATAAACTTCCGGAAAAAAAGCTAAAAAAAGAGGACTACAGCCCTCTAAAATGGGGAGAAAAGGTTGTAAAAAGGTTTTCAAATAAATTAGGAAAAGAAAATATAGGCTTTTTATCTGTTTCTTACAACATATCCTATTATGAAGATTTCTTGCCTAATCTGGTTTCCAGAATAGTTGAAAATACAGATCTGAAGCTTGACACCTACCCTGAGGAGCTTCCATTCTACGGCTGTGCCTCAGGTTTGTTCTCTTTAAAAAGTGCTGTTGAATACTGTAAAAAACATAACAAAGCAGCCGTTGTTTTTATATTTGATCAATGCTCACACATCGGACATTTTACTTTTGACAGCAGTGATCCTGATTTTAAAAAAACA is drawn from Persephonella sp. and contains these coding sequences:
- a CDS encoding 3-oxoacyl-[acyl-carrier-protein] synthase III C-terminal domain-containing protein codes for the protein MRVFIGDIFKVLPEIYSTEYLVQKVYSPERVGEKTNRFVQRYVKSLGIKQKPIVLDLDKLPEKKLKKEDYSPLKWGEKVVKRFSNKLGKENIGFLSVSYNISYYEDFLPNLVSRIVENTDLKLDTYPEELPFYGCASGLFSLKSAVEYCKKHNKAAVVFIFDQCSHIGHFTFDSSDPDFKKTLKTNFLFSDGGVGLLIIPETMKDQFDTAVEVLDIKLDHIPGDEIKIQRGKFILGNKLKEIIPPIVSSHVIKPLLKKYDLDINDIKEWAIHQGGYAILEKFKEKEILGLSDLQIKKAEELFSMYGNLSSPSSFFIFDSFFHEKKEKKESLGMIIGFGAGYYIGSALYKWV